The Anaerolineae bacterium genome includes a region encoding these proteins:
- the thrC gene encoding threonine synthase codes for MKIEDFPVEIRPYIIPKQKGNVVYRCLGCGLESGIEKLLYTCPDCGQVLLIYDLQFDRLKKIPGKLWRQIFDYRKMLTIPALKGIYLYHEFIGPVMPLDCVIYLGEGHTPVIEANSFLQEKAGVRFFFKNDGQNPSASFKDRGMASALSYINFLVKKGHISDVLAICASTGDTSASAALYASFLQPHVKSAVLLPHKKVTPQQLSQPLGSGASVFEIPGVFDDCMKVVEAMSEKYNVALLNSKNAWRILGQESYSYEIAQNFEYNMKDKVIVLPIGNAGNITAVINGFLKFYETGIIDSLPKIIGVQSKHANPVYRYYLEPDAKKRKFIPVTVKPSVAQAAMIGNPVSMPRVIYLVDLYNRLAGKKNVFFTEVPEQAIIDWELVANRNGHIACTHGGESLAGLVEAKKQGIVNNNDIAVVDSTAHSLKFSGFQEMYFENRFPAEYEITPDPNLINSPVLIHPKDLKKVPAPGKPIKGDDFEQFVKRVSEEIATRLNLKHR; via the coding sequence ATGAAAATCGAAGATTTTCCAGTAGAGATCAGGCCCTATATTATTCCTAAACAAAAAGGGAATGTTGTTTACCGCTGTCTTGGCTGCGGCCTTGAATCCGGCATTGAGAAGCTGCTTTATACATGCCCGGATTGCGGCCAGGTTCTGCTTATCTATGATCTGCAATTTGACCGGTTAAAAAAAATACCCGGAAAATTGTGGCGCCAAATTTTCGATTATCGCAAAATGCTCACGATCCCTGCTCTAAAAGGGATTTATCTGTATCATGAATTTATCGGTCCGGTTATGCCTCTTGACTGCGTGATCTATCTTGGCGAGGGGCATACTCCTGTTATAGAAGCCAATTCTTTTTTGCAGGAAAAAGCCGGCGTCAGGTTCTTCTTTAAAAATGACGGTCAGAACCCAAGCGCATCATTTAAAGACAGGGGAATGGCGAGCGCTTTGAGCTATATCAATTTTCTTGTCAAAAAAGGGCATATTTCCGATGTGCTGGCAATCTGTGCTTCCACCGGGGATACATCTGCTTCAGCCGCGCTGTATGCCTCATTTCTTCAGCCTCATGTCAAGTCTGCGGTACTCCTTCCGCACAAAAAGGTAACTCCCCAGCAGCTTTCCCAGCCTCTGGGAAGCGGAGCCTCTGTATTCGAAATCCCGGGCGTATTCGACGACTGCATGAAGGTTGTTGAAGCTATGTCGGAAAAATATAATGTAGCTCTTCTAAATTCCAAGAATGCCTGGAGGATACTGGGGCAGGAATCATATTCATACGAAATTGCTCAGAATTTCGAATATAATATGAAAGACAAAGTTATAGTATTGCCGATCGGCAATGCAGGCAATATTACCGCTGTTATAAACGGATTCCTGAAATTTTATGAAACCGGCATAATAGACAGCCTGCCGAAAATTATCGGGGTTCAGTCAAAACATGCCAACCCTGTTTACAGGTATTATCTCGAGCCTGATGCGAAAAAGCGGAAATTTATTCCAGTAACCGTAAAGCCCAGCGTAGCCCAGGCAGCCATGATCGGAAATCCTGTTTCAATGCCCAGGGTAATATATCTCGTAGATCTTTATAACCGCCTGGCCGGCAAAAAGAATGTTTTTTTTACAGAGGTCCCGGAACAGGCCATAATTGACTGGGAACTTGTGGCTAATCGCAACGGGCATATTGCCTGTACCCACGGGGGAGAATCTTTGGCCGGTCTTGTTGAAGCAAAAAAACAGGGAATTGTTAATAACAATGATATTGCCGTTGTCGATTCAACCGCTCATTCACTGAAATTCTCCGGGTTCCAGGAGATGTATTTTGAAAACAGATTTCCAGCGGAATATGAAATCACTCCTGATCCAAATCTTATAAATTCTCCTGTTTTAATACATCCAAAGGATTTAAAAAAGGTTCCGGCCCCTGGGAAACCGATAAAAGGGGATGATTTTGAGCAATTTGTCAAACGTGTATCAGAAGAAATCGCAACAAGGTTGAATCTAAAACACAGATAA
- a CDS encoding LysM domain-containing protein, which yields MHRLFITWLLIIFICIIPHYSAGSALLSKSYAVLYDKGIDILCDPYVVQKGDWVIKLFRQKGEISYKDFPEFLAIFKRLNPRIRDVDNIRPGQHILIPLKKLKKDSLPGQSSGIVTIPFVTISDLPDIIKPYSTEHVVQEGEFISRLIARGYDTKYGTKPYNEAIKLLRLINPDVVDLDRIYPGQKLYIPDSSLRNQPWYKSLFDSSGAPEPFVPTDQQDNAQPPFEAIASILDAKLLNKGIYSFPGHGKADYKLDLSGFPLIELKDKTKILLAASANKDKNAPELNAIKSSWSNVKIVSIANKASTEQAFDAVMESFGKEAFKNKISFSDQGLKVDVSGKWIIEQPCFAGEEASHLCITPVNEPDERTPDSIVRYLEQHNIIIKDFLKDFTKDSKGTKHESKGAQKENTAEDARPLKDAIAIDFSDHKTFVNNLLAAMGYNYTPNVAITFPYAGIQIKALSNLISTRDGKSLLVDFGDIYGDAVLSIKKTGLGIIQINNKDNAHEVIRKILDALEASYTKYPTFLAAKRPDTYNTSLIIPGYLISNKNKNKILLATAPVNDDVVQFLINKGIKVIQPGTKTQSE from the coding sequence TTGCATAGACTATTTATTACATGGTTGCTAATCATATTTATCTGCATCATTCCCCATTATTCCGCGGGCAGCGCTTTACTCTCTAAAAGTTATGCTGTTCTCTATGATAAAGGCATAGATATATTATGTGATCCTTATGTTGTTCAAAAGGGTGACTGGGTCATTAAGCTCTTCAGGCAAAAAGGAGAAATCTCTTATAAGGATTTTCCGGAATTCCTGGCTATATTTAAACGTCTAAATCCACGCATACGTGATGTTGACAACATACGTCCGGGTCAGCATATTCTTATCCCTTTAAAGAAATTAAAAAAGGATTCGCTTCCTGGTCAATCTTCGGGAATCGTTACCATTCCATTTGTAACAATTTCCGACCTGCCTGATATTATCAAACCCTATTCAACCGAACATGTTGTGCAAGAAGGGGAGTTTATCTCAAGGCTTATTGCGCGGGGCTATGATACTAAATACGGAACAAAACCATACAACGAGGCGATCAAGCTGTTAAGGCTCATCAACCCGGATGTCGTTGATCTGGATCGGATTTATCCAGGCCAGAAACTATATATACCTGATTCATCGCTTCGCAATCAACCATGGTACAAATCTCTATTTGACTCTTCCGGCGCTCCGGAACCTTTTGTTCCAACGGATCAACAGGACAATGCTCAACCTCCTTTTGAGGCAATTGCTTCAATTTTAGATGCAAAACTTTTAAATAAAGGCATATACTCTTTCCCGGGGCATGGAAAAGCCGATTATAAGCTCGATCTCTCCGGTTTTCCTCTAATAGAGCTTAAAGATAAGACAAAGATTCTGCTGGCCGCATCCGCTAACAAAGACAAAAATGCGCCTGAACTAAATGCAATAAAATCATCATGGAGCAATGTGAAAATTGTTTCTATTGCAAACAAAGCCTCAACAGAGCAGGCGTTTGATGCTGTTATGGAGTCCTTTGGAAAAGAGGCGTTTAAAAATAAAATATCATTTTCTGATCAGGGCCTTAAGGTGGATGTTAGCGGGAAATGGATAATTGAGCAGCCGTGTTTTGCGGGTGAAGAGGCAAGCCACCTGTGTATTACCCCTGTCAATGAACCGGATGAGCGTACCCCTGACTCAATTGTCCGTTATCTGGAACAACACAATATAATAATAAAGGATTTTCTCAAAGATTTTACCAAAGATTCTAAAGGCACAAAACACGAATCCAAAGGCGCGCAAAAGGAAAATACAGCAGAAGATGCGAGACCTTTGAAAGATGCTATTGCCATAGACTTTTCAGACCATAAAACCTTTGTCAATAATCTCCTGGCGGCAATGGGTTATAATTATACCCCAAATGTCGCCATTACATTCCCGTATGCCGGGATCCAGATAAAGGCATTGTCAAATCTCATATCAACCAGGGATGGAAAGTCGCTGCTCGTTGATTTTGGAGATATTTATGGGGATGCGGTTCTTTCTATAAAAAAGACAGGTCTTGGCATAATACAGATAAATAATAAAGATAATGCACATGAGGTAATAAGAAAGATTCTTGATGCATTAGAGGCTTCTTATACAAAATACCCAACCTTCCTGGCGGCAAAAAGGCCGGATACCTATAATACCTCTTTAATCATTCCAGGCTATCTGATTTCAAATAAAAATAAGAATAAAATACTTCTCGCAACAGCGCCTGTGAATGATGATGTAGTTCAGTTTTTAATAAACAAAGGCATAAAGGTGATTCAGCCAGGCACAAAGACACAAAGTGAATAA